The Streptomyces uncialis genomic interval GGGGCTCTTCGCCGTCAAGAAGGACTCCGACTTCACCGATCTGCTGCTGCGGGCCGTCACCGACACCCGCGACACCGACGGCCTCGCCGACCTCGTCAGCGGCTTCGGGAACAAGCTCGGCCGCCGCGACGAGCTCATCGCCGAACGCGACTTCACCGCGGGGTCCGTCGACCTCCTCGGCCGGATCGTGGACGCCGCGGCCACCCGCGCCCGCGCGCGGGACGTCCACAGCGCCGCCGAACGCCGCACCCGGACCCTCGCCCGCGCGCTGTCCGCCCGGGGCGCGGGCGAACGCCACCGCACCGCCGAACTGGCCCAGCGGGTCACCGCCGCCGCGCACACCGTCACCGAGGCCGACCGGGAGCGCGGCCGTACGGAGCTGATCGCCGCCGAACTCGCCTACCGGCACGCCTCGCTCGCCCTGGCCGCCACCGAGAGGACCGCCGCCGCGCAGAAGCGCGAGCTGGCGGACGCCCGTACGCTGCACGCCGCGTGGCAGGCCGCCGAGAACGTGCTCAGGCACCGTGCCGCGGCCGACCGCTCCGGCCGGGTCGCCGCCGCCATCCTGGAGGCCGAGCGGGACGCGGCCCCCGCGCTCGCCGCCCGCGCGAGGGCCGCCGCCGACCTCGTCCGCGCCCTGCACTCCGCCGCCGAGGGCGCCGAGAACCTGGCCAACGAGGGCGAGGAACGCTCCGCCGTCCTCCAGGAGACCGGGGAGGCCGCCCACCGCGACGCGACCGCCGCCGCCACCGAGGCCCAGCGCGCCCGCAGCGAGGCCGGACATCTGCGCCAGCGGCTCGACGAGGTCGAGCAGGAGACCACCGAGGCCGTCCGCGCAGGCTGGCTCGACGACGCCGCCCCCGACGCCGACCCCGCGCGGGCCGCGCTCGCCGCCAGCGACGCCGAGAAGACCGCCGTCGCCGCCTGGGACGCCGCCCGTGAGACCGCCCACCGCGCCACCGAGGAGGCCCGCGGCACGGCGTCCGCCGAAGCCCGCGCCGAACTCACCGCCGCCCGCGCGGCCGACGCCGCGAGCGCCTCCCAACGCGCCTACGACGCCGAGCGGCTGACCGCCGAGGCCCTCGCCGCGGAGGAACGCCTCGCCGAACTCCTCAGCCTCCCCGGGGCCCCCGTCCGCACCCCGGACGGCGCCGCCGTCCCGCAGCCCCGCAAGGCGGGCGAGCCCCGCACGGGCACACCGGCGGGCGCCCGCCCGGACACCGCCACAGGTCCCGCCACCCAGGGAGGCCGTCCGGGCCACGACGACGGCTCCGCCCCGGACCTGCCCCTGTCACCCGAGGAACTCGACCGGGTCGCCGACGAGCTGCGGCGCCTCCTCGACGACGGCGTGGCCGGCGCCGAACGCCAGCTGTTCGACCTGCGCACCGCCGCCGCCGACGACTCCCGCATCCTCGGCGCCCTCGGTGACGGCGGGCTCCTGCCCCCCGGCCCCGACGTCCTCGCGACCGTCGAGTACCTCGGCGAGCACGGCATCCCCGCCCTGCCCGGCTGGCGCTACCTCGCCCAGGCCGTCGACCCCGCCGACCACGCGCGGGTGCTCGCCGCGCGCCCCGAACTCGTCGACGGCGTCGTCATCACCGACCCCGACACCCACACCCGGGCCCGCGAGACCCTCGCCAGCGCCGCCCTGCTCCCGCGCTCCGCCGTCGCCGTGGGCACCGCCGCCGCCCTCCTCGCGCCCACCCCGGCCAGCGGGACCGGCGACGACTCCGGGGTGTTCCTCGTCCCGCCGAACCCGGCCATGCACGACGAGCACGCCGCCGACGAGGAACGCCAGGCCCTGCGCACCCGCGCCACCGCCCGCGACGAGGAGATCCGCGCACTCGCCGCCCGGCTCGCAGGCGACCGCGAGCTGGCCTCCCGGCTCACCTCCTGGCGCGCGGGATGCCCCGCCGGGCGCCTCACCGAACTCGCCACGGCGGCCCGCCAGGCGCACACCTTCGCCGAGGAGGCCGAGGGCGAACTGGCCGAGGCCCGCACCGCGCGCGCCGAGGCCGAGGAGACCGCCACCGAGGCCGCCCGGCTCCGCGAGGCCCGCCAGGAGACCGCCCAGCGCGCCCGCCGCGCCGCCGACGCCCTCGCGGGCCTCGCCTTCCGGCTGCGGGAACGCGCGGGCTGGCAGGTCAGACTGCGGGAACTCGCCGACGACGCCGTCGAGTCGGAGGCCCGCGCCCAGACCTGTCTGGACCGCGCCCGCGCCGCCGACGAGGACCGCCGCGCCGCGCAGCGCGGCGCCGACGACGCCCGGCGCACCGCCCGCGCCCTGCGCGCCGAACGCGCCGAGATCGCGGGCGCCCCCGACGACCTGTCGGCGCGGACCGCCCCGGACGACGAGGCCCCGAAGGCGTCGCTCCCGGCGCTGCGCGAGGCGTACCGCGCCGCCTCACAGCTCTACGAGAAGGTCGGCGTCGGCGCCGACCTGCGGGCCGAACAGGCCCGTGCCGAGAGCGACGAGAGCGCCGCGCTCGCCGAACTGGACCGTCTCAGCAACAAGGTCCGCACCCGTGCCGCACAGCTCCTCCAGTCACCCGACGGGTCCGACGGCCCGTCCCGGCAGGCCGCCGCCGCCCGCGCGGACGAGCTCGTCCAACTCCTGGAGAACCGCACCTCGCTCGCCAGCGAGCAGCTCGGACGGCTGCGCGGCGAAGCCGAGCGCCACGCCCCCGACGACGGCGGCTCCCACACCGAGCTGCCCGACGAGCTCACACCCAAGGACGCCGAGCACGCCCAGGCCCTGCTGCGGACCGCGACCGGCGAACTCGCCACCCGTACCGGGGCGGTCGCCTCCGCCCGGGAAGCACACACCACCCTGCTGGAGGCGCACCGCGCCGCCGAGGACGCCGCCGGGGGCTTCGACGAGACCGCCGCCCTGCTGCGGGACCTGCTGCGCGACCACCAGGACGACGAGAGCGCCGCGGACACCGCCGAGCCCTACCCGGGCACCCTCGACGAGGCCCGCCGGGCCGCCGCCGAGACCCGGCGGGCACTGCGCGGCTGCGCGACCGACCTGTCCACCGCCGACGGCACGGTGCGCGAGGCGAGCGACACCCTCGTACGGCACGCCAACTCCACCCGCTACGAGCAGGTCCGCACCCCGGCCCGGCAGCAGATCCGTGAACTGCCCGCCGCCGCGCTGCCCGACCACGCGCAGAAGTGGGCCGACGCCTTCGCACCCCGGCTGCGCGTCCTCACCGACGAACTGGCCCAGCTGGAACGCAACCGCGACTCGATCGTGGACCGGCTGCGCGGTCTCGTGGAGTCCGCGCTGGCCACCCTGCGGTCCGCGCAGCGGCTCTCCCGGCTCCCGGAAGGGCTGGGCGAGTGGTCGGGCCAGGAGTTCCTGCGTATCCGCTTCGAGGAGCCCGACCAGACCACCCTCGTGGAACGGCTCGGCGAGGTCATCGACGAGGCCACCCGCGCGGCCCTCCGCAAGAACTCCGATCTGCGGCGGGACGGGATGTCCCTGCTGCTGCGCGGGGTGCAGGCCGCGCTCCAGCCACGCGGGATCTCCGTCGAGATCCTCAAGCCCGACGCCGTGCTGCGCGCGGAGCGGGTGCCCGTCGGACAGATGGGCGACGTCTTCTCCGGCGGTCAGCTGCTGACCGCCGCCATCGCGCTGTACTGCACGATGGCCGCGCTCCGCTCCAACGACCGGGGCCGCGACAAGCACCGGCACGCGGGCACCCTGTTCCTGGACAACCCCATCGGCCGCGCCAACGCCACCTATCTGCTGGAGCTCCAGCGCGCGGTGTCGGACGCGCTCGGTGTGCAGCTGCTCTACACGACCGGTCTCTTCGACACGACCGCGCTGGCGGAGTTCCCCCTGGTGATCCGGCTGCGCAATGACGCCGACCTGCGGGCCGGTCTGAAGTACATCAGCGTCGAGGAACATCTGCGCCCCGGTCTGCCGAACCGGACGGCCTCCGACGAGGGCGTCCATGGCGAGATCACCGCGACCCGGATGTACAAGCGGCCCACCGGAGCGATCTGAGTTCAAAGCCCCCGCCTCGGTGGGCGGCATCCCAGGGCGGCGCCGCGCTCCCACCCCATCCGGCGGGCGGCCCTCAGCCCTTCCGGGGCGGCTCCGGCCGCCCCGGGGCAGTCCCCGGCGCTCCCGGGCCTTCCTGAGGCGGCTCACCCGCGTACGGCGAAACCCCACCCGCGCGACGGACGACCATGCCCCGTCCGCCCGTCCGCCCGTCCGCCCGTCCGCCCGTCCGGATGCCGGTCCGCCCGCCGAACGACCACGGCCGACCGTCTCGCCGCACGGCCACGGCCGACCCGCTCCCGGTGCACCGGCCCGCAGCCCACAACCCATAGTCCGGACGCACGGCCACGGCCGCACCGTCCGGGCGTCACCTACGAGTGGGACAACTGCTGTCCACCGCGCCGCTCGCCGCGTATTCGCGCGCGCTCCGCCGACCTGGCGCGCCGCCGTGCCCGACGCCGCTCACGCCGCAGCGCCCGCGCGGTGCTGCTGGGTATGGACACCACGCCGTGCCGCTGCTTCCACACCTGCCGCGTCACCCAGACGTCGAGCACGCCCCAGGTCGCGACCACCGTGCTGGCCACGCTGCTCAGCACCATCGGGAACGCGAGCCACGACCCCGCGAGGGTGCAGAAGAAGGCGACCATCGCCTGAATCAGCGTCAGCGACACGATGATCACCGCCCGCACCGCCGCCGTACGCACCGGGTCCGCCATCCGGAACCTGTTCGCGGGCTCCTCGACCCACAGCGCCCTCGCGGAGGGCGCCGCACGGCCGTCCCCCGCGCCGCCCGCACGGCGAGCCCCCCGGGCTCCCTCGGCCCCGCCCCCCGCGCCGGGACGGACGGCCGCGGCCCCCCGGACGGCCGACGGCTGCCGCTCTGCCGTGTTCATGACCTCGTCACTCCCCACCGTTCACCGGCCAACCCCCTGGTGCCACAGGCATCGACACCCAAGTGGCTGCCCGTCTTGCTCTGTTTTACGCCACCTGGGAGCGGCATGGGGCGGATGTGATCCATTGGAGACCTGCGGACCTCCACGCCTTGTTCCCCCCGGCGTCCGCCCCACTCGTCCCTCGGTGATCCCGCCCCGTGACCCAACTCCTGTGAGGTAGACGAACGAACGGCCGCGAAGATTCCCTGGGGGCGAACGTTTTCAGCCAAGTGATCGTGAATAATGTGTGCGTCGGCCCCGCTTCCTGGCCGTCCGAACCGGGCAGAAATCTGCCCTCATACCCGGACAACTCATGATCAGGACCGCTGGTCGCGACGCAAAAGCATCCGGACACGTCTTCGAGTTGTTCCCACGTGAGTAGTAGGCTCACGCCGTTTCTTGACGCACCTGTGTATCCCCCCTGAGCGGGGGCTCGATGTGGGGGAGGCCATGCGCTTTCGCGGGAAGTCGATCCGTCGGAAGATCGTGGCATTGTTGCTCGTGCCGCTTGTCTCCCTGACCGCCCTGTGGAGCTTCTCCACGATCATCACCAGCCGTGAGGCGGTCCGTCTGCTCACGGTCGCCGAGGTGGTCGACAAGATCGGCTACCCCATCGAGGACATGGTCCAGGCGGTGCAGGAGGAACGGCGCCAGTCCCTGACCTACCTCGCCGACCCCCGGGCCTCCGAAGCCCTGTCCGACCTGCGGCTGTTGCGCGGACGTACCGACAAGCTCGTGGCGAAGATCCGCGGCAACGCGACCGACTCCGGTGTCGCCGAGGACCTGGACACCGAGTCCCGCGGCCGGCTCAGCGCACTCCTCGACGCGCTCGACGGCCTCGAATCGCTGCGCCACGCGGTCGAGGAGGGAACCGTCAGCCGCAGCACCGCGCTCGACCTCTACAACCGGCTGATCGACCCGAGCTACGCCCTGCTGATGACCGTCCACGGTCTCGACGACCCCGAGATGGACAAGCAGGGCCGCGCCCTCGTCGGTCTCGCCCGCGCCCGTGAACTGCTCTCCCGTGAGGACGCCCTGCTCGGCTCGGCCCTCGCCGCCCGACGCCTGACCCGGCACGAGATCCGTGACATCTCCGACCTCGTGGCGCAGCGGACCCTCCTCTACGAGGTGAACCTGACCCTGCTGCCCGAGGCGGAACGCGTCCGCTACGAGCGCTTCTGGCGCAGCGCCGACGCCACCCCGCTGCGGGTCGCCGAGGAGTCCGTCTCCGCCGCGTCCCCGGGCGCGGCGAGCATGTTCACCGCGGCGAGCTGGAACCGCGCCACCGATGCCGTCCTCGACGAGCTGGCCACCCGCAACGCCGCCGCCAACGACCGCTACCAGGACCGCGTCCACCCCATCGCCGTCGGGGTCATCGCCCGCGCGGTCATCGCCGGCATCCTCGGCCTCATCGCCCTGCTGTTCTCCGTCTTCCTCTCCGTACGGGTGGGCCGCGGTCTCATCCGCGACCTGCGCACCCTGCGCCTGGACGCCCATGAGGCGTCCGGCGTGCGGCTGCCCGGCGTCATGCGGCGCCTCGCGGCCGGCGAACAGGTCGACGTCGAGACGGAAGCACCCCGGCTGGAGTTCGGCAAGGACGAGATAGGCCAGGTCGGACTCGCCCTGAACACCCTTCAGCGCGCCGCCGTCGAAGCCACCGTCAAACAGGCCGAATTGCGGCACGGTGTCTCCGACGTCTTCGTGAACCTCGCCCGCCGCAGCCAGGTCCTGCTGCACAAGCAGCTCACTCTCCTCGACACGATGGAACGCCGCACCGAGGACACCGACGAACTGGCGGACCTCTTCCGCCTCGACCACCTCACCACCCGGATGCGCCGCCACGCCGAGGGCCTCGTCATCCTCTCCGGCGCCGCCCCGTCCCGGCAGTGGCGCAAGCCCGTCCAGCTCATGGACGTCGTCCGCGCGTCCGTCGGCGAGGTCGAGGACTACGAGCGCATCGAGGTCCGCCGGCTGCCGAGGATCGCCGTGACCGGTCCCGCCGTCGCCGACCTCACCCATCTCGTCGCGGAACTCCTGGAGAACGCGACCCTCTACTCACCGCCGCACACCGCGGTCCAGGTCCACGGCGACTACGTCGCCAACGGCTTCACCCTGGAGATCCACGACCGGGGCCTCGGCATGGCGAGCGACGCGCTCCTCGACGCGAACCTCCGGCTCTCCGAGACCCCCGAGTTCGAACTCTCCGACACCGACCGGCTCGGCCTCTTCGTGGTGAGCCGTCTCGCCCAGCGCCAGAACGTCCGCGTCTCGCTCCAGCCGTCGCCGTACGGAGGCACGACCGCCGTCGTGTTCCTGCCCGAGACCCTGCTCACCGACGCCGGCGGCATCACCGCCGCCGACGCCGAGGACGCGGGTCTGCGCACCGGACGGTCCCTCGCCGAGGCGGGGAGCCGCCCCGCGCTCGGCAGGTCCGCCGCGAAGCTCCCCGGACTGCCCCCCTCCCTGCTCGACGTCCCCGTCGAACTGGAAGCACCCGTCGGCTCCGCGGACGACATCGAGATGTTCCCCGCCCGCCGCAGGGACAACGAACGCGAACACGCGCTGCTCGGCCCGCGCCGCACCGTCACCGCGCTCCCGGACGACCAGCAGCCCGCCGAGGACCCCGACGGCGCCACGCGGGGCTCCGACGACGAACGCCTCGGTGGCGCGGTCCCGCTGCCCCGTCGGCACACCCCCAAACTCGTGAGCTCCCACGGTCGGCCCGTCGTGGACCCCGAGCACCGCGTACCCGACCCCGCCGCGGACCGCCCCACCCCCGAGACCCCCACCACCGCGCCGGTCCTGCCGCGCCGCCGCCGTTTCCCGGAGGCCACCACGAGCACCCCCGCGCGCGGCGGTGACGCCGCACCCCCCAGCGCCTCCCCACGCGGCGCCGCACCCGACCGCGGCGCACCCGGCCTGGCCCGGCTCGACCGGGTCACCGGCGAACGGGTCCCCCGCGCCGGTGACGGCCCGGCCGAACCCGCCGACGGAGCACTGCCCCGCCGGGTCCGCCAGGCCAATCTCGCCCCCCAGCTCAAGAAGGCCCCCACCCGCCGAGGCGGCGGCGGGCCGGTCCGTCCCGCCGAGGAGCGGGACGCCGACGAAGTACGCAGCCGTATGGCCTCGCTCCAGCGCGGGTGGGCACGCGGCCGTGAGGAGAACGCCGAGGGCGACACCGCCCCGGACGGCACAGCACAGGGAACGACATCTGAGGGGGACGGTCGATGACCGCACCGAAGGCCGACGGGCTCGACAGCCCCGGGGGGAACAACGATCTGAACTGGCTGCTCGACGAACTCGTCGAACGCGTCGCCAGCATCCGCAAGGCACTCGTCCTGTCCGGCGACGGCCTGCCCACCGGGGTCTCGCAGGGCCTCACCCGGGAGGACAGCGAACACCTGGCCGCCGTCGCGTCCGGCTTCCACAGCCTCGCCAAGGGTGTGGGACGCCACTTCGACGCGGGCAGCGTCCGCCAGACCGTGGTGGAACTCGACGACGCGTTCCTCTTCGTCACCGCCGCCGGGGACGGCAGCTGTCTCGCCGTGCTGTCCGACGCGGACTCCGACGTGGGACAGGTCGCCTACGAGATGACCCTGCTCGTCAAGCGGGTCGGCGTGCATCTGGGGGCCGCTCCGCGCACCGGTCTGCCCGCGGGAGGGTAGTGGGATGACATGAGACCAGACGGTCAGGGACCCCCCCACTGGTTCGACGACGACGCCGGCCCCGTGGTACGCCCGTACGCCATGACCCGGGGCCGTACCACCAGCGCCGCACAGCACCGCCTCGATCTCATCGCGGTGGTCGTCACCGAACCTCACACCGCCGACCCGGAGGCCGACCAGACCCTCTCCCCGGAACATGTCGACATCGTCGAGCTGTGCCGCGACACGCCCCAGTCCGTCGCCGAACTCGCGGCGGAACTCGACCTCCCGATCGGCGTGGTACGCGTCCTCATCGGGGACCTCGTCGACGACGAACTCGTCCATGTGACCCGTCCCGTACCGCCCGCCGAACTGCCGGACGAGAGTATTCTGCGCGACGTGATCAACGGCCTCCGGGCGCTCTGAACAGCGCGGCAGCGGGGAGAACGACATGACGGGCTGGCAGTTCTGGGTCGACCGCGGTGGCACCTTCACCGATATCGTCGCGCGTCGCCCCGACGGCCGCCTCCTCACCCGTAAACTCCTGTCCGCCCACCCCGAAGCGGCCCAGGACCCCGCCCCGGCCACCGACGACCCACCGTCGGCCGCCGCGGCGCCCGCCGCCCCCGGCGCCGACGCAGCCGTCGAGGGCATCCGCCGCATCCTGCGCGACCACCCCTCCGACGCCGATGCCGCCGTCGAATCCGTCCGCATGGGCACCACCGTCGCCACCAACGCCCTCCTCGAACGCACCGGGGAACGCACCGCCCTGGTCATCACCCGTGGCTTCCACGACGCCCTGCGCATCGCCTACCAGAACCGGCCGCGGATCTTCGACCGTGAGATCGTCCTGCCGCCACCGCTGTACGAACGGGTCATCGAGGTCGACGAACGCGTCACCGCCCAGGGCGAGGTCCTGCGCCCGCCCGACCTCGACGCCCTCGAAGGCCCCCTGCGCGCCGCCCACGCCGACGGCATCCGCGCGCTCGCCGTCGTCTGCGCGCACAGCCACCAGCACCCCGCCCACGAACAGCGGGTGGGCGAACTGGCCGCCCGGATCGGCTTCCCGCAGATCTCACTGTCCAGCGAGGTCAGCCCACTGATGAAGCTCGTCCCGCGCGGGGACACCGCGGTCGCCGACGCCTATCTCTCGCCCGTGCTGCGCCGCTATGTACGGGGGCTGGCGCACGACCTCGACGCGACCGGCGATCCGGACGCCCCCGGCGGCCCGCGACTGATGTTCATGCAGTCCAACGGCGGACTCACCGACGCCGGACAGTTCCGCGGCAAGGACGCCGTACTGTCCGGACCGGCCGGCGGCATCGTCGGGATGGCCCGGATGTCGCAGCTCGCGGGCTACGACCGGGTCATCGGCTTCGACATGGGCGGCACCTCCACCGATGTCTCCCACTACGCGGGCGCCTACGAACGCGTCTTCACGACCACCGTCGCCGGGGTCCGGCTGCGGGCGCCGATGCTCGACATCCACACCGTCGCCGCGGGCGGCGGCTCCGTACTGCGCTTCGACGGCAGCCGCTACCGCGTGGGCCCCGACTCCGCCGGAGCCGTACCCGGCCCCGCCTGCTACCGCGCCGGGGGACCGCTCACCGTCACCGACGCCAACGTCGCCCTCGGCCGCATCCAGACCGCGCACTTCCCGCACGTCTTCGGCTCCGGCCGCGACCAGCCCCTCGACGCGGCCCTCGTCCGCGACCGCTTCACCGCGCTCGCCGCCGACATCACCCGCCGCACCGGCGACGACCGCACCCCCGAACAGGTCGCCGAGGGCTACCTCAGGATCGCCGTCGCCAATATCGCGGGCGCCGTCAAACGCATCTCCGTGCAGAAGGGCCACGACGTCACCCGCTACGCCCTGACGACCTTCGGCGGAGCCGGCGGCCAGCACGCCTGCATGGTCGCGGACTCGCTGGGCATCCGCACGGTGCTCGTCCCACCCCTGGCCGGAGTGCTCTCCGCCCTGGGCATCGGGCTCGCGGACACCACCGCCATGCGTGAACGCTCCGTCGAGACGGAACTCGGACCCCGCGCCATGCCCCGCGTCCTCGCGACCGCCGACGAACTGGAACAGGCCGCCCGCGGCCGGCTGCGCGCCGAAGGAGTACCCGACGACCGCGTCCGGGTCACCCGGCGCGCCCAGCTCCGCTACGACGGCACGGACACCGCCCTCACCGTCGATCTCACCGAACCCGGCCCGATGGCCCAGGCGTTCGAGGACCGCCATCGCGACATGTACTCCTTCGCCCTCGACCGCCCCGTCGTCGTCGAATCCCTCTCCGTGGAAGCCACCGGCCTCACCGAACCCCCCGATCTGTCCACCCTCACCGAGCACCCCACCGCACCCGGCCCCCCGCACACCGCGGCCCTGCACACCGGCGGCACCTGGCACGACGTACCCCTGCTGCGCCGTGCGCAGCTGCCGCCCGGCCGCACCGTCACCGGACCGGCGGTCATCACCGAGGACGGCGCGACCACCGTCGTCGACGACGGCTGGCGGGCGACCCCGCACCCCCTGGGCCACCTGATCCTGGAACGGGCCGTCCCGCCCGGGAGTTCCCGGCCGGGGACCGAGGCCGACCCGGTGCTCCTCGAACTCTTCAACAACCTGTTCATGTCCATCGCCGAACAGATGGGCGCCCGGCTGGAGTCCACCGCCCAGTCCGTCAACATCAAGGAACGCCTGGACTTCTCCTGCGCGCTGTTCGACCCCGAGGGCAACCTCGTCGCCAACGCCCCGCACATCCCCGTGCACCTCGGCTCGATGGGCACCAGCGTCCAGGAGGTCATCGGCAGACGCGGCACCACCATGCGTCCCGGCGACACCTACGCGGTGAACGACCCCTACCACGGGGGCACCCACCTGCCCGATGTCACCGTCATCACCCCCGTGTTCGACCCGGCGGGGGAACACCTCCTCTTCCACGTCGCCTCACGCGGCCACCACGCCGAGATCGGCGGCATCGCCCCCGGCTCGATGCCCGCCGACAGCCGCACCCTCGACGAGGAAGGCGTCCTCCTCGACAACTGGCTCCTCACCGAGGACGGACGCCTCCGCGAGGACGAGACCCTGCGCCTGCTCACCGAGGCCCCCCACCCCTCACGTGACCCGCGCACCAACCTGGCCGACCTGCGCGCCCAGATCGCCGCCAACCAGAAGGGCGTCGACGAGGTCCGGCGCATGATCGACGACTTCGGCATCGATGTCGTCCAGGCGTACATGCGACACGTCCAGGACAACGCCGAGGAATCCGTACGCCGTGTCATCGACGCCCTGGACGACGGCGAGTACGGCTACGAGACCGACTCCGGCGCCGTCATCCACGTACGGGTCACCGTCGACCGCGCGGACCGCTCCGCGACGGTCGACTTCACCGGCACCTCACCCCAGCTCGCCACCAACTTCAACGCCCCCTACGCGGTCGTCAACGCCGCGGTCCTGTACGTGTTCCGCACCCTCGTCGCCGACGACATCCCGCTGAACGACGGCTGTCTGCGCCCGCTGCGCATCGTCGTCCCACCCGGCAGTCTCCTCGCCCCACGACCGCCCGCCGCGGTCGTCGCGGGCAACGTCGAGACCTCACAGGCCATCACCGGCGCCCTGTACGGGGCACTCGGCGTCCAGGCGGAGGGCTCCGGCACCATGAACAACGTGACGTTCGGCAACGACCGCCACCAGTACTACGAGACGGTGGCCTCGGGCTCCGGCGCGGGGGACGGCTTCCACGGCGCGTCCGTCGTGCAGACCCATATGACCAACTCACGGCTCACCGACCCCGAGGTCCTGGAGTGGCGGCTGCCCGTCCTCCTGGAGGAGTTCTCCGTCCGGCACGGCAGCGGGGGAGCGGGCCGCTGGCACGGCGGTGACGGCGCGCTGCGGCGCATCAGGTTCCTGGAGCCCATGACCGTGTCCCTCCTGGCGCAGCACCGCAGGATCGCGCCCTACGGCCTCGCGGGCGGCGCGCCGGGCGCGCTCGGCACCTCCCGCGTCGAACGGGCCGACGGCACCGTGCAGCCGCTCGACGGCAGCGATTCGGTGACGGTCGGCCCAGGCGACGTACTCGTCGTCGAGACACCGGGCGGCGGCGGGTAT includes:
- a CDS encoding coiled-coil domain-containing protein; the protein is MYELSRVRLYSIGPAGARYADTVLDLRGVGAPVPDPAPTQAEFFAAEPVGPPRRPAPAGVLFLENGGGKSVLLKLIFSVMLPGHRNTLGGASSGVLRKFLLADDCGHVALEWQHTLTGECVVVGKVSEWRGRQVSGDPRKFAEAWYSLRPGPGLGLDNLPVAESTAVRPPVEGASGAQGRRRTMKGFRDALTEAGKAYPHLDVHWEEIHERWTEHLGELGLDPELFRYQREMNADEGEAAGLFAVKKDSDFTDLLLRAVTDTRDTDGLADLVSGFGNKLGRRDELIAERDFTAGSVDLLGRIVDAAATRARARDVHSAAERRTRTLARALSARGAGERHRTAELAQRVTAAAHTVTEADRERGRTELIAAELAYRHASLALAATERTAAAQKRELADARTLHAAWQAAENVLRHRAAADRSGRVAAAILEAERDAAPALAARARAAADLVRALHSAAEGAENLANEGEERSAVLQETGEAAHRDATAAATEAQRARSEAGHLRQRLDEVEQETTEAVRAGWLDDAAPDADPARAALAASDAEKTAVAAWDAARETAHRATEEARGTASAEARAELTAARAADAASASQRAYDAERLTAEALAAEERLAELLSLPGAPVRTPDGAAVPQPRKAGEPRTGTPAGARPDTATGPATQGGRPGHDDGSAPDLPLSPEELDRVADELRRLLDDGVAGAERQLFDLRTAAADDSRILGALGDGGLLPPGPDVLATVEYLGEHGIPALPGWRYLAQAVDPADHARVLAARPELVDGVVITDPDTHTRARETLASAALLPRSAVAVGTAAALLAPTPASGTGDDSGVFLVPPNPAMHDEHAADEERQALRTRATARDEEIRALAARLAGDRELASRLTSWRAGCPAGRLTELATAARQAHTFAEEAEGELAEARTARAEAEETATEAARLREARQETAQRARRAADALAGLAFRLRERAGWQVRLRELADDAVESEARAQTCLDRARAADEDRRAAQRGADDARRTARALRAERAEIAGAPDDLSARTAPDDEAPKASLPALREAYRAASQLYEKVGVGADLRAEQARAESDESAALAELDRLSNKVRTRAAQLLQSPDGSDGPSRQAAAARADELVQLLENRTSLASEQLGRLRGEAERHAPDDGGSHTELPDELTPKDAEHAQALLRTATGELATRTGAVASAREAHTTLLEAHRAAEDAAGGFDETAALLRDLLRDHQDDESAADTAEPYPGTLDEARRAAAETRRALRGCATDLSTADGTVREASDTLVRHANSTRYEQVRTPARQQIRELPAAALPDHAQKWADAFAPRLRVLTDELAQLERNRDSIVDRLRGLVESALATLRSAQRLSRLPEGLGEWSGQEFLRIRFEEPDQTTLVERLGEVIDEATRAALRKNSDLRRDGMSLLLRGVQAALQPRGISVEILKPDAVLRAERVPVGQMGDVFSGGQLLTAAIALYCTMAALRSNDRGRDKHRHAGTLFLDNPIGRANATYLLELQRAVSDALGVQLLYTTGLFDTTALAEFPLVIRLRNDADLRAGLKYISVEEHLRPGLPNRTASDEGVHGEITATRMYKRPTGAI
- a CDS encoding nitrate- and nitrite sensing domain-containing protein, which gives rise to MRFRGKSIRRKIVALLLVPLVSLTALWSFSTIITSREAVRLLTVAEVVDKIGYPIEDMVQAVQEERRQSLTYLADPRASEALSDLRLLRGRTDKLVAKIRGNATDSGVAEDLDTESRGRLSALLDALDGLESLRHAVEEGTVSRSTALDLYNRLIDPSYALLMTVHGLDDPEMDKQGRALVGLARARELLSREDALLGSALAARRLTRHEIRDISDLVAQRTLLYEVNLTLLPEAERVRYERFWRSADATPLRVAEESVSAASPGAASMFTAASWNRATDAVLDELATRNAAANDRYQDRVHPIAVGVIARAVIAGILGLIALLFSVFLSVRVGRGLIRDLRTLRLDAHEASGVRLPGVMRRLAAGEQVDVETEAPRLEFGKDEIGQVGLALNTLQRAAVEATVKQAELRHGVSDVFVNLARRSQVLLHKQLTLLDTMERRTEDTDELADLFRLDHLTTRMRRHAEGLVILSGAAPSRQWRKPVQLMDVVRASVGEVEDYERIEVRRLPRIAVTGPAVADLTHLVAELLENATLYSPPHTAVQVHGDYVANGFTLEIHDRGLGMASDALLDANLRLSETPEFELSDTDRLGLFVVSRLAQRQNVRVSLQPSPYGGTTAVVFLPETLLTDAGGITAADAEDAGLRTGRSLAEAGSRPALGRSAAKLPGLPPSLLDVPVELEAPVGSADDIEMFPARRRDNEREHALLGPRRTVTALPDDQQPAEDPDGATRGSDDERLGGAVPLPRRHTPKLVSSHGRPVVDPEHRVPDPAADRPTPETPTTAPVLPRRRRFPEATTSTPARGGDAAPPSASPRGAAPDRGAPGLARLDRVTGERVPRAGDGPAEPADGALPRRVRQANLAPQLKKAPTRRGGGGPVRPAEERDADEVRSRMASLQRGWARGREENAEGDTAPDGTAQGTTSEGDGR
- a CDS encoding roadblock/LC7 domain-containing protein — translated: MTAPKADGLDSPGGNNDLNWLLDELVERVASIRKALVLSGDGLPTGVSQGLTREDSEHLAAVASGFHSLAKGVGRHFDAGSVRQTVVELDDAFLFVTAAGDGSCLAVLSDADSDVGQVAYEMTLLVKRVGVHLGAAPRTGLPAGG
- a CDS encoding DUF742 domain-containing protein → MRPDGQGPPHWFDDDAGPVVRPYAMTRGRTTSAAQHRLDLIAVVVTEPHTADPEADQTLSPEHVDIVELCRDTPQSVAELAAELDLPIGVVRVLIGDLVDDELVHVTRPVPPAELPDESILRDVINGLRAL